TGCTCGAGCCGGGCGAACGGTTTGACCTGACCATGTGCAACCCGCCCTTCCACGCCTCGATGGACGAAGCGACCAAGGGCAGCGAGCGCAAATGGCGCGCGTTGGGCCGTGCCGACCCGAAACGCAAACTGCCGGTGCTGAACTTCGGTGGCCAGTCGGCGGAATTGTGGTGCGAGGGCGGCGAAGCGCGCTTCGTCACGCAACTGATCGCCGAGAGCGCGCACTTCCAGCACAAAGTGCTGTGGTTCAGCACGCTGGTGTCGAAAGCCTCGAACCTGCCGGCGATCCAGATTGCGCTGAAAAAGGCTGGCGTGCTCGAAAGCCAAGTGGTTGAGATGTCCCAGGGGCAGAAGCAAAGCCGCTTTGTCGCGTGGACCTTCCAGACCAAATCCGAACAGCAAGTGTGGCGCGAGCGCTGGGTTCGCAAGGGCTAACGCAGGTCAACTGTAGGAGCGAGCTTGCTCGCGATGACGGGCTGTCATTCAACATTTTTTTTGAATGTTACGGCCTCATCGCGAGCAAGCTCGCTCCCACATTGACACAGCGCTGCTGGTGCCAAATCACAGACACAAAAAAGCCGTGCCCGGATTGCTCCGGAGCACGGCTTTTTAATACTGCTTCTTACTTGTTAACAGCGTCGGTCAGGCCTTTGGCCACAACCAGCTTGATAACTTTCTTGGCAGCGATTTCGATGGCAGCGCCAGTCGAAGGGTTACGGCCAGTACGGGCAGGACGCTCAGTCACTTTCAGTTTGCCGATACCTGGCAGAGTGATTTCGCCGCCGTTTTCCAGCTGATCAGCAACGATTTGGCCCAGTTGGTCCAGAGCGTTACGCGCGGTGGTTTTTGGCGCGTCGATAGCTTCAGCGATGTCGGCGATCAGTTGGTCTTTAGTAAGAGCCATGTAGTGTTCCTTCCCTATCAAATTCATATGGATTGCAGAGTGCAGTGTCAGCCATCGAGCCCGATCTTCTGGATCTGGCACCCTCGGCCAATAACCACGGGATCGGGGTTATAGATACCGAAATCAGGGTTTGGTTCGACCTGACAAATGCTGAATGCACGCTTAACGCAGTGACTTCGCGTAAGACCGGGCAAAACTAGCACAGAGACGGGGAAATATCCGCCTCTAGCTACCCAATTGGTCAGCTTTATTGCTCTAAACCGCTAAAAAAGCGCATAAGGCCCGTCGCACACCGGCGAATTGCCCTTCGAGCCGCGCCAAAACCAGTGGTTGCGGTACACTTGGCACTTTTTGGGGAGCGCGCCCTCCTCTCTTCAATCAGCCGAGAAGCCCATGCCGATCCGCCATTGCATCGTCCACCTGATCGACAAAAAACCCGACGGCACGCCCGCAGTTCTCCACGCTCGCGACTCTGAATTGGCAGAGTCCACGGCCATCGAGAACATGCTTGCCGACCTCAACGAGAGCTACAACGCCAAACAAGGCAAGGCCTGGGGTTTCTTCCACGCCGAGTCCGGGGCGCATCCGTTCAGCGGCTGGCTGAAGGAATACCTCGACGGCGGCAAGGACTTCACGGCGTTCAGCCGGGTCGCGGTGGAACACCTGCAAAAGCTGATGGAAGAATCCAACCTGTCGGTCGGCGGTCACGTGTTGTTCGCCCACTACCAGCAAGGCATGACTGATTACCTGGCCATCGCCCTGCTGCACCACAGCGAAGGCGTGGCGGTGACCGAGGAACTCGACGTGACCGCGTCGCGCCACCTCGACCTCGGCCAATTGCACCTGGCGGCGCGGATCAACGTGTCGGAGTGGCAGAACAACAAACAGTCCAAGCAGTACATTTCGTTCATCAAAGGCAAGAACGGCAAGAAGGTCTCGGAGTATTTCCGCGACTTTATCGGTTGCCAGGAAGGCGTCGACGGCCCCGGCGAAACCCGCACGCTGCTCAAGGCCTTCAGCGACTTCGTCGAAAGCGAAGATTTGCCGGAAGAATCTGCGCGCGAGAAGACCAAGACCCTGGTCGATTACGCCAGCAGCCAGGCCAAACTCGGCGAGCCGATGGGCCTCGAAGAACTCTCGGAACTGATCGACGAGGAGCGCCCGAAAGCCTTCTACGATCACATCCGCAACAAGGATTACGGCTTGTCGCCGGAGATTCCGGCGGATAAGCGCACGCTCAACCAGTTCCGCCGCTTCACCGGGCGCGCCGAGGGGCTGTCGATCAGCTTTGAAGCGCACCTGCTGGGCTCGAAGATCGAATACGACGAAGAGGCCGGCACGCTGATCATCAAGGGCTTGCCGACGCAACTCACCGATCAGTTGAAGCGCCGCTGATGCTCGGTCGGGCGCTGAAGAAATTCCTGCTGATCTTGCTGGTGGTCGTGGTTTACCAGAACTGGGGCAAGATCGAACGGCTGATTCACCCGACGCAAGTGGTGTCGGAGCAGACGCAGGCCAAGGCTAACGTGGTGCTCTACGCCACCGACTGGTGCGGCTACTGCAAACTGACCCGGCGTTTTCTCGATTCCAAAGGCATTCCGTATCAGGAATTCGACATCGAGAAAAATCCCGAAGCGCGCAAGGCGTATGAAGCGCTGGGCGGACGCGGGATTCCGCTGATTGATGTGAACGGCACATTGATCCGCGGCTATGACCCGGACCAGATCCTCGCTGCCCTGAAATAACCCAAGCTTCA
The window above is part of the Pseudomonas prosekii genome. Proteins encoded here:
- a CDS encoding HU family DNA-binding protein, whose product is MALTKDQLIADIAEAIDAPKTTARNALDQLGQIVADQLENGGEITLPGIGKLKVTERPARTGRNPSTGAAIEIAAKKVIKLVVAKGLTDAVNK
- the yejK gene encoding nucleoid-associated protein YejK, with product MPIRHCIVHLIDKKPDGTPAVLHARDSELAESTAIENMLADLNESYNAKQGKAWGFFHAESGAHPFSGWLKEYLDGGKDFTAFSRVAVEHLQKLMEESNLSVGGHVLFAHYQQGMTDYLAIALLHHSEGVAVTEELDVTASRHLDLGQLHLAARINVSEWQNNKQSKQYISFIKGKNGKKVSEYFRDFIGCQEGVDGPGETRTLLKAFSDFVESEDLPEESAREKTKTLVDYASSQAKLGEPMGLEELSELIDEERPKAFYDHIRNKDYGLSPEIPADKRTLNQFRRFTGRAEGLSISFEAHLLGSKIEYDEEAGTLIIKGLPTQLTDQLKRR
- a CDS encoding glutaredoxin family protein, which codes for MLGRALKKFLLILLVVVVYQNWGKIERLIHPTQVVSEQTQAKANVVLYATDWCGYCKLTRRFLDSKGIPYQEFDIEKNPEARKAYEALGGRGIPLIDVNGTLIRGYDPDQILAALK